The following proteins are encoded in a genomic region of Candidatus Leptovillus gracilis:
- a CDS encoding phosphoribosylformylglycinamidine synthase subunit PurQ encodes MRVAGEESTIRNPKSEIAYPFNPNGSVADIAALCNPAGNVMGLMPHPENHIFPWQHPRFHRGERGMSGLGLFVNGVKNA; translated from the coding sequence GTGCGGGTAGCGGGTGAAGAATCCACAATCCGCAATCCGAAATCCGAAATCGCCTATCCCTTTAATCCCAACGGCTCCGTGGCCGATATTGCGGCGCTGTGTAACCCGGCAGGCAACGTGATGGGGCTGATGCCGCACCCGGAGAACCACATTTTCCCCTGGCAGCACCCGCGTTTTCATCGCGGCGAGCGGGGGATGAGCGGGTTGGGGTTGTTTGTGAACGGGGTGAAGAATGCTTAA
- a CDS encoding phosphoribosylformylglycinamidine synthase subunit PurQ: MAFAAVDEALRNVTAVGADPDQVAILDNFCWGNPNLPDRLGSLVRCAQGCHDAALAYQTPFISGKDSLNNEYTGSDGQKHAIPGTLLISALGIVPDVAKTVTMDLKRAGNFLFIIGETGAELGGSHFGLVGGKVQPQHANVPKAKTGALDAFRKLHRAMQAGLVQACHDCAEGGLAVTLAEMCLAGGLGVEIHLSHAPRDPYWAYSSDEAILFAESLSRFVVEVRPEHSDLFRAIMAGTPHECFGVIGGEVFRVNGRAANPSWKPPIRNPKSEIRNQKAPKVLILHANGTNRDHDAALAVELAGGRPEIVHINQLLAGERRLLDYAMLVVAGGFSYGDDLGAGVLWAVDLQRRLQEEMGAFASNGRPVLGICNGFQVLVKAGLLPAFRNPQSAIRNVTLTYNQSGHFECRWVLLEPNSASSSLFTQGLTEPIYCPVAHGEGRLAVKDADVLAELQGQNLIPLKYVAGSECG, translated from the coding sequence ATGGCCTTTGCGGCTGTGGATGAGGCGCTGCGCAACGTAACGGCCGTGGGCGCAGACCCCGATCAGGTGGCGATTCTGGACAATTTCTGCTGGGGCAACCCCAATCTGCCCGACCGCCTGGGCAGTCTGGTGCGCTGCGCCCAGGGCTGCCACGACGCGGCCCTGGCCTACCAGACCCCCTTCATTTCTGGCAAAGACAGCCTGAACAACGAATACACCGGCAGCGACGGTCAGAAACACGCCATTCCCGGCACGCTGCTCATCTCCGCTCTGGGCATCGTGCCAGACGTAGCCAAGACGGTGACGATGGATTTGAAGCGGGCGGGCAATTTTCTGTTCATCATCGGCGAAACGGGGGCGGAGTTGGGCGGCAGCCACTTTGGGCTGGTTGGCGGAAAGGTTCAGCCGCAGCACGCCAACGTGCCAAAGGCGAAAACAGGCGCGCTGGACGCCTTCCGCAAGCTCCACCGGGCGATGCAAGCCGGATTGGTGCAGGCGTGCCACGACTGCGCCGAAGGCGGATTGGCCGTGACGCTGGCGGAAATGTGCCTGGCGGGCGGTTTGGGGGTGGAAATTCACCTCAGCCACGCGCCCCGCGATCCATATTGGGCCTACTCGTCCGACGAGGCGATTTTGTTCGCGGAGAGCCTGAGCCGCTTTGTGGTCGAAGTGCGCCCCGAACATTCCGACCTGTTCCGCGCCATCATGGCCGGGACGCCGCATGAGTGTTTTGGGGTGATTGGGGGAGAGGTGTTCAGGGTAAACGGCCGTGCCGCCAACCCATCCTGGAAGCCCCCAATCCGAAATCCGAAATCCGAAATCCGAAATCAAAAAGCGCCGAAGGTGCTGATCCTGCACGCCAACGGCACGAACCGCGACCACGACGCGGCGCTGGCGGTGGAACTGGCGGGCGGCCGGCCGGAGATTGTGCATATCAACCAACTGCTGGCCGGGGAGCGGCGGCTGTTGGATTATGCGATGCTGGTGGTCGCCGGGGGTTTCTCCTATGGCGACGATTTGGGCGCGGGCGTGTTGTGGGCGGTGGATTTGCAGCGGCGGTTACAGGAGGAGATGGGGGCGTTTGCGAGTAACGGCCGTCCTGTCCTGGGCATCTGCAACGGCTTCCAGGTCCTCGTCAAAGCCGGGCTGCTCCCCGCATTCCGCAATCCGCAATCCGCAATCCGCAATGTCACGCTGACGTATAATCAGTCGGGGCATTTTGAGTGCCGATGGGTGCTGTTGGAACCCAATTCGGCCAGCTCCAGCCTGTTCACGCAGGGACTCACGGAGCCGATCTACTGTCCTGTCGCCCACGGCGAAGGCCGCCTGGCCGTGAAAGACGCCGACGTGCTGGCCGAATTGCAAGGCCAAAACCTGATTCCCCTGAAATATGTGGCGGGTAGCGAGTGCGGGTAG
- a CDS encoding acetyl-CoA hydrolase/transferase family protein → MNWETLYRSKVTDVATALSVIQSNDRLYVGGGAGVPVELTQGLTARAPELHDVELTHILTFAPAPYCDPAYQDSFRVNALFIGHNVRQAVQEGRADFTPIFLSEIPGLFRDGYLPIDVALISLSPPDEHGFCSFGVEVGTTKPAAEAARIIIAEVNQQMPRTLGDSFIHLSRLTHIVEVDYPLPEAPQGGGTADHLQVGAHIAEMIPNGATLQMGIGSIPDAVLQNLGNHKDLGIHTELFSDGVVEMVERGVITCSRKTFHPGKIIAGFLFGTKVLYDFIHNNPLIELHPTDYVNDPFNIAQNNNMVAINSALEVDLTGQVCADSIGPRLYSGAGGQVDFIRGAARSKGGLPIVALLSTAKGGALTRIVPMLKHGSGVVTTRSDVHFVATEFGIAALYGKSIRQRAQALIGIAHPDFRDELTFEAKKLGYL, encoded by the coding sequence ATGAACTGGGAAACCCTATATCGCAGCAAAGTCACTGACGTCGCCACAGCTCTCAGTGTTATTCAATCCAATGATCGGCTGTACGTCGGCGGCGGCGCCGGCGTACCGGTCGAACTCACCCAGGGCCTGACCGCCCGCGCACCAGAACTACACGACGTAGAGCTGACACATATATTAACCTTTGCCCCGGCCCCCTACTGTGACCCGGCCTACCAGGACAGCTTTCGCGTTAACGCTCTGTTCATCGGTCACAATGTGCGGCAGGCGGTGCAAGAAGGGCGCGCCGATTTTACGCCTATCTTCTTAAGCGAAATTCCCGGCTTGTTCCGCGATGGCTACTTGCCCATAGATGTGGCCCTCATCTCCCTCTCCCCGCCAGATGAGCATGGCTTTTGCAGTTTCGGCGTGGAAGTGGGCACAACCAAACCGGCGGCCGAAGCGGCGCGCATCATCATCGCTGAAGTCAACCAGCAAATGCCGCGCACCCTGGGCGACAGCTTCATCCACCTCAGCCGCCTGACCCACATCGTCGAGGTGGATTACCCTTTGCCCGAAGCGCCGCAGGGTGGCGGAACCGCAGACCACCTCCAGGTGGGTGCGCATATCGCCGAGATGATCCCCAACGGCGCAACCCTACAAATGGGCATCGGCAGCATCCCGGACGCTGTGCTGCAAAATTTAGGCAATCACAAAGACCTGGGCATTCACACTGAATTGTTCTCCGATGGCGTGGTCGAAATGGTCGAACGAGGGGTGATCACCTGCTCACGCAAGACATTCCATCCGGGCAAAATCATCGCCGGGTTCCTGTTTGGCACGAAGGTTCTGTATGATTTCATCCACAACAATCCGCTGATCGAACTACACCCGACCGATTATGTCAATGACCCGTTCAACATCGCCCAAAACAACAACATGGTCGCCATCAATTCCGCTTTGGAAGTGGACCTGACAGGGCAGGTGTGCGCCGATTCGATTGGTCCGCGCCTGTACAGCGGCGCGGGTGGGCAGGTAGATTTCATTCGCGGCGCGGCGCGGTCGAAGGGTGGGCTGCCTATTGTGGCGCTGCTGTCCACAGCCAAAGGGGGCGCGCTGACCCGCATTGTGCCGATGTTGAAGCATGGCTCTGGCGTGGTGACAACACGCAGTGACGTGCATTTTGTGGCGACGGAGTTTGGCATAGCGGCATTATATGGCAAGTCTATCCGGCAGCGGGCGCAGGCGCTCATCGGCATTGCCCACCCCGATTTTCGGGATGAGTTGACCTTTGAAGCCAAGAAACTTGGTTATCTCTAA
- a CDS encoding alanine dehydrogenase: MEFGVPKEIRDLEMRVGLTPPGVLALTQAGHTVYVERDAGHGAGFTDEHYRQAGAQIVYSTAEAYGRADVVAKIARPTAAEHRLFRSGQIICSFLHLRVASPDLLNALTEHEITAISYEELEEDDGVRPVLLPASEVAGRMAPIIAGNLLRSGQSLPGQQGLGMLLSGLPGVPAAAVVIVGAGVVGSNAAHAFCGVGAAVTVVGRDIPRLRQIEERSNGRVTTMLANEFNLKRAVQFADVLVGAILEPGKRAPVLISREMVRSMRPGSIIIDFSIDEGGCVETSRPTTLRDPIYMAEGVIHHCVPNITSAVARTTSYAITNAALPHLLSIADNGLLGAVQKRASLLRGVVLYHGKLTHPDIASTLDREVQVHLSPGGSAFKEVLR; this comes from the coding sequence ATGGAATTTGGAGTCCCAAAAGAAATACGTGATCTAGAAATGCGGGTGGGGTTAACCCCGCCAGGCGTGCTGGCGCTGACCCAGGCCGGCCACACCGTCTACGTAGAACGCGACGCCGGTCATGGAGCCGGTTTCACCGACGAGCATTACCGCCAGGCTGGCGCGCAAATTGTCTATTCCACCGCCGAAGCCTACGGCCGTGCCGATGTCGTCGCCAAAATTGCCCGTCCCACAGCCGCCGAACACCGCCTCTTTCGGTCAGGGCAGATCATCTGCTCTTTCCTGCACCTGCGCGTGGCCTCCCCGGACCTGCTCAACGCGCTGACCGAGCATGAAATCACCGCCATTTCCTATGAAGAGCTAGAAGAAGATGACGGCGTGCGCCCAGTGCTGCTGCCGGCCAGCGAAGTCGCCGGGCGCATGGCTCCAATCATCGCCGGAAATTTGCTGCGCAGCGGCCAAAGCCTGCCAGGGCAGCAAGGATTGGGCATGTTGTTAAGCGGGCTTCCCGGTGTACCGGCAGCGGCTGTGGTCATTGTGGGCGCTGGCGTGGTGGGCAGCAACGCCGCTCACGCATTTTGCGGTGTCGGCGCGGCCGTCACCGTGGTCGGACGGGATATTCCGCGCCTGCGCCAAATTGAAGAACGGAGTAACGGCCGTGTCACCACCATGCTCGCCAACGAATTTAACCTCAAACGCGCCGTGCAGTTCGCCGACGTACTGGTAGGAGCCATTTTGGAACCAGGCAAACGCGCCCCCGTTCTCATTTCCCGCGAAATGGTCCGCAGTATGCGGCCCGGTTCCATCATCATTGATTTTTCCATTGATGAAGGTGGCTGCGTAGAAACCAGCCGCCCCACCACCCTGCGCGACCCCATCTACATGGCTGAAGGGGTTATCCACCACTGCGTGCCGAACATCACATCGGCCGTCGCCCGCACCACCAGCTACGCCATCACCAACGCCGCCCTGCCCCACCTGCTGTCCATCGCCGACAATGGGCTGCTGGGCGCTGTGCAAAAACGCGCATCCCTTCTGCGCGGCGTCGTTTTGTATCATGGCAAACTCACCCACCCGGACATTGCATCCACGTTGGACCGTGAAGTTCAGGTCCATCTATCGCCAGGAGGCTCCGCATTTAAGGAAGTTTTACGATGA
- a CDS encoding CBS domain-containing protein codes for MKLELVNEWMTRDLITISPTASLPDAYDLMTSHKIRRLPVVDENGRLLGIVTYGDVRGARPSPATSLNIWELNFMLARLSVAEIMTPDPLTISEHATIGEAAQMLLTHTIGSLPVVNAQGTLVGIITESDIFRLVVHEWQRAQGDSPEPYARYGS; via the coding sequence ATGAAGCTGGAACTGGTCAACGAGTGGATGACACGCGACTTGATCACGATTTCGCCGACGGCATCGTTACCCGACGCCTACGACCTGATGACCAGCCACAAAATTCGTCGGCTGCCGGTGGTGGATGAGAACGGCCGTCTGCTGGGTATTGTCACCTACGGCGATGTGCGCGGCGCACGGCCGTCGCCGGCCACCTCCCTCAACATCTGGGAACTCAACTTCATGCTCGCCCGCCTCAGTGTCGCCGAAATAATGACCCCCGACCCCCTCACCATTTCTGAACACGCCACCATCGGCGAAGCGGCGCAAATGCTGCTAACCCATACCATCGGCAGCCTGCCGGTAGTCAACGCCCAGGGAACATTGGTCGGCATCATCACTGAATCAGACATTTTCCGGCTGGTGGTGCATGAATGGCAGCGCGCCCAGGGGGATTCCCCAGAGCCATATGCCCGTTATGGTTCCTAA
- a CDS encoding vitamin K epoxide reductase family protein: MQKPDDWQLRLIQLLAVVGMFVAYFLLLYHNGVLLSVCAPNGFDDCGQVSGPGAPYASIGPIPVALIGLLGYITMFMVIWLKDWLSILQDYAPEIMVGLTGLAFVFTAYLTALEIFVIHAVCRYCLISAAIITVQLILSIIYMRSIGKAAD; this comes from the coding sequence ATGCAAAAACCGGACGATTGGCAACTACGCTTGATTCAACTGCTGGCGGTTGTCGGCATGTTTGTGGCTTATTTCTTGCTGCTTTACCACAATGGCGTTCTGCTCAGTGTTTGTGCACCAAACGGCTTCGATGACTGCGGGCAGGTTAGCGGCCCAGGTGCGCCTTATGCCTCTATCGGCCCCATCCCGGTGGCCCTTATCGGACTGTTGGGCTACATCACCATGTTCATGGTGATTTGGCTCAAAGATTGGCTGTCCATTTTGCAAGATTATGCACCAGAGATCATGGTGGGGCTGACCGGGTTGGCTTTTGTGTTCACCGCATACCTCACCGCTTTGGAGATATTTGTCATTCATGCCGTCTGCCGTTATTGCCTGATTTCAGCGGCCATCATAACCGTGCAGTTGATTCTATCTATCATCTATATGCGCAGCATCGGCAAGGCGGCCGATTAA
- a CDS encoding DsbA family protein gives MAKRAVKRRNLKAEERKTNWLLIGGIIGVGVVGLFGLLFASLQGSGPPTPAPTATPSFVLEDYCTANPGNCIVDGAADAPITVVEVSDYGCGHCANFNLNSADILKAQYVDSGQVRWITVPYALGGQTGYPTLPSSSAALCANEQGQFEPFHKALFANQGTSRFNTRDGFLDAASTLGLDVEAFAACIDDGRYQATITSNIQAASLSGINSTPTFFVNGEMVLGNLPVANFQQLLNARLGS, from the coding sequence ATGGCAAAAAGAGCTGTAAAAAGACGAAACCTCAAGGCCGAAGAACGCAAGACAAACTGGCTGCTTATCGGTGGCATCATCGGTGTGGGCGTTGTCGGTTTATTTGGCTTACTGTTTGCGTCGCTGCAAGGCTCCGGACCACCGACCCCGGCGCCAACCGCTACGCCTAGCTTCGTCTTGGAAGATTATTGCACGGCCAATCCCGGCAATTGTATCGTAGACGGCGCGGCCGACGCGCCCATCACTGTTGTTGAAGTTTCAGATTATGGCTGCGGCCACTGCGCCAACTTCAACCTGAATTCGGCCGATATTTTGAAGGCGCAATACGTGGATTCCGGGCAGGTACGTTGGATTACGGTTCCCTACGCTCTGGGTGGGCAGACGGGTTACCCGACCCTGCCATCTTCGTCGGCGGCGCTGTGCGCTAACGAGCAGGGGCAGTTTGAACCATTCCACAAAGCATTGTTCGCCAATCAGGGAACGTCTCGCTTTAATACGCGGGACGGGTTCTTAGATGCCGCCAGTACGCTGGGATTAGACGTGGAAGCATTTGCGGCTTGCATTGATGACGGCCGTTACCAGGCCACCATCACCAGCAACATCCAGGCTGCCAGCCTCAGTGGCATTAATTCCACGCCCACGTTTTTTGTCAACGGCGAAATGGTGCTTGGCAACCTGCCCGTCGCCAACTTCCAGCAGCTTCTAAACGCGCGGCTAGGCTCCTAA
- the ffh gene encoding signal recognition particle protein codes for MFESLGSRLQLVFDNLQRRGKLTEEDVDAAMREVRLALLEADVNFKVVKSFVARVRERSVGQEVMRSLTPGQQVVKIVHDELVTTLGEPGRLNLGMQSPAVIMLVGLQGAGKTTMAAKLALHLRKQGRRPLLVACDVYRPAAIDQLQTLGKQLDIPVYAEGIQADPVNIARNGVKQGASSGVTVVIIDTAGRLNIDEMKMDEIRAIKTAVSPIETLLVADAMTGQEAVRVATDFNNAVSLTGLIMTKIDGDARGGASISMREVTNVPIKFLGTGEKLSAIEVFHPDRLSNRILGMGDVMTLIEKAQTEMDQDEAQRAGERMMEGKFDLEDFLGQMQQIKRMGPIAQIMEMIPGMNKMAKDVDMSQAEGDLKRIEAMIRSMTLEERRNPKIIKASRKRRIAVGSGTTVQDVNVLLKQFQEMQTMMKQLRTSRGRKSLMNMFGGRF; via the coding sequence GTGTTTGAGTCCTTAGGTTCGCGCCTACAACTTGTTTTCGACAATTTACAGCGCCGCGGCAAACTGACGGAAGAAGACGTAGACGCCGCCATGCGCGAGGTCCGTCTGGCTTTGTTGGAAGCGGACGTGAACTTTAAGGTTGTTAAAAGCTTTGTGGCGCGGGTGCGCGAGCGCTCTGTGGGGCAAGAAGTGATGCGCAGCCTGACGCCAGGGCAGCAGGTTGTCAAGATTGTTCACGATGAGTTGGTAACAACTTTGGGTGAGCCGGGCCGCCTGAACCTGGGGATGCAGTCGCCGGCGGTGATTATGCTGGTGGGGCTGCAAGGCGCAGGTAAGACGACGATGGCGGCCAAACTGGCCTTGCACTTGCGCAAACAGGGCAGACGGCCGTTGCTTGTCGCCTGTGATGTTTATCGGCCGGCGGCCATTGACCAACTGCAAACTTTGGGCAAGCAGCTAGACATCCCCGTCTATGCTGAAGGCATACAGGCCGACCCGGTGAACATCGCCCGCAATGGGGTGAAGCAGGGGGCCAGCAGCGGCGTGACGGTGGTGATTATAGACACGGCCGGCCGTTTGAACATTGACGAGATGAAGATGGATGAGATACGGGCGATTAAAACGGCCGTTTCCCCCATTGAAACCCTGCTCGTCGCCGACGCCATGACCGGCCAGGAAGCGGTGCGCGTCGCCACCGACTTTAACAACGCCGTCAGCCTGACTGGCCTGATCATGACCAAAATTGACGGCGATGCGCGTGGTGGTGCTTCCATTTCCATGCGCGAAGTGACCAACGTGCCCATCAAATTCCTGGGGACCGGCGAAAAACTAAGCGCCATAGAGGTGTTCCACCCAGACCGTCTGTCCAATCGTATTCTGGGCATGGGCGATGTGATGACTCTCATCGAAAAAGCCCAGACGGAGATGGACCAGGACGAAGCGCAGCGGGCCGGCGAGCGGATGATGGAAGGCAAATTTGACCTGGAAGATTTTCTGGGGCAGATGCAGCAAATCAAACGTATGGGTCCTATCGCCCAGATCATGGAAATGATTCCGGGCATGAACAAGATGGCCAAAGACGTGGATATGTCCCAGGCTGAAGGGGATTTGAAACGTATCGAAGCCATGATCCGCTCCATGACTTTGGAAGAGCGGCGCAATCCCAAGATCATCAAGGCCAGCCGCAAGCGGCGCATTGCCGTTGGGTCTGGCACAACCGTTCAAGACGTGAACGTCCTCTTGAAGCAGTTTCAAGAGATGCAAACCATGATGAAGCAATTACGTACCAGCCGCGGGCGTAAAAGTTTGATGAATATGTTTGGCGGCCGTTTTTAG
- the rpsP gene encoding 30S ribosomal protein S16, with the protein MLRIRLSRTGKKGQPSYRVVVADINSKRDGRVVERIGHYNPLTDPAEYKIQEARALHWLSVGAQPSDAVRLLLEKQGTMGRLQRFHGGESLEKLVAEYEGVALPDEPVDATAVAAATALSLLSLGCGCRRRVAACRFPLAFARASGLRNTEYG; encoded by the coding sequence ATGCTGCGAATTCGCTTAAGTCGAACTGGTAAAAAAGGTCAGCCCAGCTACCGTGTGGTGGTGGCGGATATTAACTCGAAGCGTGACGGCCGTGTTGTAGAACGTATCGGCCATTACAATCCCCTGACAGACCCGGCTGAATACAAAATTCAGGAAGCCCGCGCCTTGCATTGGCTCAGCGTGGGGGCACAGCCCTCAGACGCCGTGCGCCTTTTGCTGGAAAAACAGGGCACGATGGGCCGCTTGCAGCGGTTTCATGGTGGGGAGTCGTTGGAAAAACTGGTCGCCGAATATGAAGGCGTCGCGCTGCCCGATGAACCGGTAGACGCAACGGCCGTCGCCGCCGCAACCGCGCTGTCGCTGTTGTCGCTGGGTTGTGGCTGCCGAAGAAGAGTAGCAGCGTGCCGTTTTCCGTTGGCATTTGCCAGAGCCAGTGGCCTACGGAATACGGAATACGGATAG
- a CDS encoding KH domain-containing protein codes for MKELVEYIVKSLVDEPDAVHVSEYADRSATTLELSVAAPDMGRVIGKNGRVINSIRALLQVLADKEGQQVSLEVLEADGR; via the coding sequence ATGAAAGAACTGGTTGAATATATCGTCAAATCGCTGGTGGACGAGCCGGACGCCGTACACGTTTCTGAGTACGCCGACCGTTCGGCCACCACGTTGGAATTATCCGTTGCTGCGCCCGACATGGGGCGCGTCATTGGCAAAAATGGGCGCGTTATCAATTCCATCCGCGCCCTGCTGCAAGTGTTAGCCGACAAAGAAGGCCAACAAGTTTCCCTGGAAGTCTTGGAAGCCGACGGCCGCTAA
- the rimM gene encoding 16S rRNA processing protein RimM: MKPHGVRGEVRVLPHTDLPERFTWLETVYLGQNNPRPVAVEAARLHQNLVLLKLAGYDDRDAADSLRGMWLQVPESEAIPLEEGEYFLYQLIGLAVFSDEGEHLGELTQVLETGANNVFVVTKEKQEILLPDIEDVIVDIDFDNGRITAHLLPGLLG, translated from the coding sequence ATGAAGCCGCATGGGGTGCGCGGCGAAGTTCGCGTCTTGCCGCATACCGATTTGCCGGAGCGCTTCACCTGGCTGGAAACGGTCTACCTGGGGCAAAATAACCCACGGCCGGTGGCGGTGGAAGCAGCGCGGCTGCATCAAAACCTCGTCCTGCTAAAGCTGGCCGGGTATGATGACCGTGACGCGGCCGATTCGCTGCGTGGCATGTGGCTGCAAGTGCCCGAATCTGAGGCGATTCCGCTGGAAGAGGGGGAATATTTCCTCTACCAACTGATTGGTCTGGCCGTTTTTAGCGACGAGGGCGAACACCTGGGTGAGTTAACCCAGGTGTTAGAAACCGGCGCTAACAATGTGTTTGTCGTCACCAAAGAGAAGCAGGAAATTTTGCTGCCAGACATCGAAGACGTGATTGTGGACATTGATTTTGACAACGGCCGTATCACCGCCCATCTGCTGCCGGGTTTGCTTGGCTAA
- the dprA gene encoding DNA-protecting protein DprA codes for MSDKKYWLGFNLVKGIGSAKMQALLDAFDSLEAAWLATEAQLKKLGFDQRAINSLLETRSLLDLDAAWQQVEKNGIQLLTWDDPAYPTYLREIPMPPPVLYLWGEIKEVDRFAVAVVGTRRLTAYGRQVTRDLVTGLVKNGVTIVSGLARGIDAVAHKTALEMNGRTLAVLGSGLDHIYPTENRALAQQIAAGSGAVLSEYGLGVQPEAKNFPPRNRVISGLSLGVVVVEAGEQSGALITTKFAIEQDREVFAVPGNVNSPVSRGPNRLIQQGAKLVTCVEDVLEELNLQMVVEHTAVQLALPETAEEVALYTHLTAQPVHIDDLSRATGLASSVISSTLTLMELKGMVRQVGGMNYVLGREPDPIYEVTPDKEKSDLP; via the coding sequence ATGTCTGACAAAAAATATTGGCTTGGCTTCAACCTGGTCAAGGGCATTGGCTCGGCCAAGATGCAGGCGCTCCTGGACGCCTTCGACAGTCTGGAAGCCGCCTGGTTAGCCACCGAAGCCCAACTCAAAAAACTCGGCTTTGACCAACGGGCCATCAACAGCTTGCTGGAAACCCGCTCTTTGCTGGACCTGGACGCTGCCTGGCAGCAGGTAGAAAAAAACGGCATCCAGCTCTTAACCTGGGATGACCCAGCCTACCCTACCTATCTGCGTGAAATTCCGATGCCCCCGCCGGTGCTTTACCTGTGGGGCGAGATCAAGGAAGTAGATCGATTCGCGGTGGCGGTGGTGGGTACGCGGCGATTAACGGCTTACGGCCGTCAGGTCACCCGTGATCTTGTAACCGGACTGGTAAAAAATGGCGTCACCATTGTCAGCGGATTGGCGCGGGGGATTGACGCTGTGGCCCACAAAACAGCGCTGGAAATGAACGGCCGTACCCTGGCCGTCTTAGGTTCTGGTCTGGACCATATTTACCCCACCGAAAATCGCGCCCTGGCGCAGCAAATTGCCGCCGGCAGTGGAGCTGTCCTCAGCGAATATGGCCTGGGTGTGCAGCCCGAAGCCAAAAACTTTCCACCGCGCAACCGCGTCATCAGCGGCCTGTCGTTGGGTGTGGTGGTGGTGGAGGCCGGCGAGCAGAGCGGCGCGCTGATCACTACCAAGTTTGCCATCGAACAAGACCGCGAGGTATTTGCCGTGCCCGGCAACGTCAACAGCCCGGTCAGCCGCGGCCCCAACCGGCTCATCCAGCAGGGGGCCAAGTTGGTCACCTGCGTAGAAGACGTGTTGGAAGAGCTGAATTTGCAGATGGTGGTGGAGCATACGGCCGTGCAGCTTGCCCTGCCCGAAACGGCCGAAGAAGTCGCCCTCTACACCCACCTCACCGCCCAACCGGTCCACATAGATGACCTCAGCCGGGCTACCGGCCTTGCCAGCAGCGTCATCAGCAGCACCCTGACGCTGATGGAGCTGAAGGGCATGGTCCGCCAGGTTGGCGGCATGAATTATGTCCTGGGGCGGGAACCAGACCCTATCTACGAGGTAACACCCGATAAGGAAAAAAGTGATTTGCCATGA
- a CDS encoding mannose-1-phosphate guanylyltransferase: MKIIIFAGGSGRRLWPLSRQKSPKQFEPILGSRSTLQLGVERVLDVYGAANIFISTNERYVDLVRQQLPQLPPQNIIGEPARRDLAAAVGLALTHLAHQTDSPDEPVAILWGDNYMSQVDTFRSVLAAAETLLRQRKAAILFVGETPRFANENLGWIGLGERLGEVGERPYYRFASLSYRPPLDHCQQMFAEKTHVWNTGYFVTTIGFVQQQYQQQQPKIWQQLTEIGQRIGHADYLAVLRHVYPQIESLSFDDAILQYIAPEEAAVLHGSMGWSDPGTLYALKEALNPDPTANVTEGLVLTKQASDCLVYNQQAGKLVAVIGVEGLVVVNMDDALLVVHKDQIPLVKALVDGLDGTELEKYS, from the coding sequence ATGAAAATCATCATTTTTGCCGGCGGCTCTGGCCGCCGCTTGTGGCCGCTCAGCCGCCAAAAATCACCCAAACAGTTCGAGCCTATCCTGGGCAGCCGTTCCACGCTGCAGCTCGGCGTCGAGCGTGTGTTGGATGTGTATGGCGCGGCCAACATTTTCATTTCCACCAATGAACGGTATGTGGATTTGGTGCGCCAGCAGCTTCCCCAACTGCCGCCGCAAAACATCATCGGCGAACCGGCGCGGCGCGACCTGGCCGCGGCCGTCGGTCTGGCCCTGACGCACCTGGCCCACCAGACGGATTCCCCTGACGAACCGGTGGCGATTTTGTGGGGCGACAATTACATGAGCCAGGTGGACACCTTTCGCAGTGTCCTGGCAGCGGCAGAAACATTGCTGCGGCAGCGCAAAGCGGCCATTTTGTTTGTCGGCGAGACGCCGCGTTTTGCCAACGAAAACCTGGGCTGGATTGGCCTGGGGGAGAGATTGGGCGAGGTGGGGGAACGGCCGTATTACCGGTTTGCCTCTCTCAGCTACCGCCCGCCGCTGGACCACTGCCAGCAAATGTTTGCGGAAAAAACCCATGTGTGGAATACTGGCTACTTCGTGACAACCATTGGTTTTGTCCAACAGCAGTACCAGCAGCAGCAGCCAAAAATATGGCAGCAACTTACGGAAATTGGTCAGCGCATCGGCCATGCCGATTACCTGGCTGTGCTGCGTCACGTGTATCCGCAGATTGAGTCGCTCAGTTTCGACGATGCGATTTTACAATATATTGCGCCCGAAGAAGCAGCCGTGCTGCATGGCAGCATGGGCTGGAGCGATCCAGGCACGCTGTATGCGCTAAAGGAAGCGCTGAATCCCGATCCAACGGCCAACGTCACCGAGGGACTGGTCCTGACCAAACAGGCCAGTGACTGTCTGGTCTACAATCAGCAGGCTGGCAAACTCGTGGCGGTGATAGGCGTGGAGGGTCTTGTCGTTGTTAACATGGACGACGCCTTGCTCGTCGTCCACAAAGACCAGATTCCACTAGTCAAAGCGTTGGTTGACGGACTGGACGGCACAGAACTGGAAAAGTACAGCTAA